In one Anaerolineae bacterium genomic region, the following are encoded:
- a CDS encoding ribonuclease J — MTETLRIVPLGGVGEVGKNMTLIEYGDDAIAVDCGLMFPENDMLGIDLVIPNITYLLDNPELLKAIFLTHGHEDHIGALPYILPETPVPLYATRLTQGLIEVKLKEAKLLAQTEINTITTDSVIEIGPFRIEPFQVCHSIPDAVGYAVHTPRGLIIHTGEYKFDEHPVNGQLPDLDRLRAYGDKGVLALLSDSTNAERPGRTPSEQIVSETFEKIFSKAKGRIIVSTFASNISRVQQVINTALKHNRRMAVVGRSMVDNVKMARELGYLSAPEDLFLHVNELERHPPSKVVIVCTGTQGEPTSALVRMANEEHHLVSLRKGDTVILSATAIPGNEELVHRTLNNLFRLGADVIYQNLMPVHVSGHAAQEEQKLMVDLVRPEYFIPIQGEYRMLVLHGRLGEEMGIPPENVFIVENGQVIEFDEQGAFLAERVPSGQIMVDGLGIGDVGSVVLRDRHLLSRDGFVVVVIALDQKSGELIEGPDIISRGFVYVRDSEELIEEAKERVIELVESGRIHRDTAATVINDQLSQLFYRRTHRNPMIFPVVLEV, encoded by the coding sequence GTGACAGAAACTTTACGTATTGTTCCCCTTGGGGGAGTGGGTGAAGTGGGCAAAAACATGACCCTGATTGAGTACGGGGACGACGCCATTGCCGTTGATTGTGGCCTGATGTTCCCGGAAAACGATATGCTGGGCATTGACCTGGTTATTCCCAACATTACCTATCTGCTTGATAACCCGGAACTGCTCAAGGCCATTTTTCTGACCCACGGCCACGAGGATCACATTGGCGCTTTGCCGTATATTTTGCCGGAAACGCCGGTGCCGCTTTACGCCACCCGGCTCACGCAGGGCTTGATCGAGGTGAAATTGAAAGAGGCCAAGTTATTGGCCCAAACAGAGATCAACACCATCACCACCGACAGCGTTATTGAAATTGGGCCGTTCAGGATTGAACCGTTTCAAGTATGCCATTCCATCCCCGACGCGGTGGGTTACGCCGTTCATACCCCCCGGGGGTTGATCATCCATACCGGCGAGTACAAGTTTGATGAACACCCCGTTAACGGCCAGCTGCCCGATCTGGACCGCCTGCGCGCTTACGGCGATAAGGGCGTGCTGGCCCTTCTCTCCGACAGCACCAACGCCGAACGGCCCGGCCGTACGCCTTCGGAGCAAATTGTGAGCGAAACGTTTGAGAAGATCTTTAGCAAGGCCAAAGGACGGATCATTGTTTCCACCTTTGCCTCAAATATTTCGCGGGTGCAACAAGTGATCAATACGGCCCTCAAACACAACCGCCGCATGGCCGTGGTGGGCCGCAGTATGGTTGACAACGTAAAAATGGCGCGAGAGTTGGGGTACCTGTCGGCCCCGGAGGATTTGTTCCTCCACGTCAACGAACTGGAACGCCATCCCCCTTCCAAAGTGGTTATTGTTTGCACCGGCACCCAGGGCGAGCCGACCAGCGCCCTGGTGCGCATGGCCAATGAAGAACATCACCTGGTCAGCCTGAGAAAAGGGGATACGGTGATTTTGTCGGCTACGGCTATTCCCGGCAACGAGGAATTGGTGCATCGCACTCTGAACAATCTTTTCCGGCTGGGGGCTGATGTTATTTACCAAAACTTAATGCCGGTGCACGTTTCCGGCCACGCCGCTCAGGAAGAGCAAAAACTAATGGTTGACCTGGTTCGCCCCGAATATTTCATTCCCATCCAGGGCGAGTATCGTATGTTGGTGCTGCATGGCCGTTTGGGTGAAGAAATGGGCATTCCCCCGGAGAATGTTTTTATTGTTGAAAATGGGCAGGTGATTGAGTTTGACGAACAAGGCGCTTTTCTGGCCGAGCGCGTGCCCAGCGGCCAGATTATGGTTGACGGCCTGGGCATTGGCGATGTGGGCAGCGTGGTGCTGCGCGACCGCCACTTGTTATCGCGGGATGGTTTTGTGGTGGTGGTGATTGCCCTGGACCAAAAAAGCGGCGAATTAATTGAAGGCCCGGATATTATCTCGCGGGGTTTTGTTTACGTCCGCGATTCCGAAGAGTTGATTGAAGAAGCCAAAGAGCGGGTGATTGAACTGGTGGAAAGCGGCCGCATCCACCGCGACACCGCGGCCACCGTGATCAACGACCAGTTGAGCCAGCTTTTCTACCGGCGCACCCATCGGAACCCTATGATTTTTCCGGTAGTATTGGAAGTTTAA